A genome region from Anolis carolinensis isolate JA03-04 chromosome 6, rAnoCar3.1.pri, whole genome shotgun sequence includes the following:
- the kctd13 gene encoding BTB/POZ domain-containing adapter for CUL3-mediated RhoA degradation protein 1 encodes MSAEATADQASSLENCAPLVPTQQRRDGGGGVAGVTFDLKPLNPSSKYVKLNVGGSLHYTTVQTLTKQDTMLKAMFSGRMEVLTDSEGWILIDRSGRHFGTILNYLRDGSVSLPESQRELEEVLSEARYYLIQGLVEDCQLALQQKSEAFDPLCHIPMITSPKEEQQIISSCSKPVVKLLHNRSNNKYSYTSNSDDNLLKNIELFDKLALRFNGRVLFIKDVLGDEICCWSFYGQGRKIAEVCCTSIVYATEKKQTKVEFPEARIFEETLNILIYETPRVPDRALLEATGGVAGGGGGPLRAGDDEDGREHRVRRIHVRRHIMHDERPHGHQTVFKD; translated from the exons ATGTCAGCTGAAGCCACCGCAGACCAGGCCTCCTCCCTGGAGAATTGCGCACCCCTGGTCCCAACCCAGCAGCGACGGGATGGCGGCGGAGGGGTAGCTGGCGTGACCTTTGACCTCAAGCCCTTGAACCCTAGCAGCAAGTATGTCAAGCTGAACGTCGGAGGGTCCCTGCATTACACCACCGTGCAGACCCTCACCAAACAAGACACTATGCTCAAGGCAATGTTCAGCGGCCGGATGGAGGTGCTCACAGATAGTGAAG GGTGGATCTTGATTGACCGAAGTGGGCGCCATTTTGGAACCATCCTGAACTACTTGAGAGATGGCTCAGTATCCCTTCCAGAGTCCCAGCGGGAGCTGGAAGAAGTGCTCTCTGAAGCCCGGTACTACCTGATACAGGGTTTGGTTGAGGACTGCCAGCTTGCCCTACAG CAAAAGAGTGAAGCTTTTGACCCTCTCTGCCACATCCCCATGATAACATCACCCAAGGAGGAGCAGCAGATTATCTCAAGCTGTTCCAAG ccTGTGGTGAAGTTACTGCATAATAGAAGTAATAACAAGTATTCATATACAAG TAACTCTGATGACAACTTACTGAAGAATATTGAACTATTTGACAAATTAGCTTTGAGGTTTAATGGAAGGGTGCTCTTCATCAAAGATGTTCTTGGAGATGAGATTTGCTGCTGGTCCTTTTATGGTCAGGGCCGTAAGATCGCTGAAGTCTGCTGCACTTCCATTGTCTATGCTACAGAGAAGAAGCAGACCAAG GTAGAGTTCCCAGAAGCCCGGATCTTTGAGGAAACCCTGAACATCCTTATATATGAAACACCGCGAGTGCCGGACAGAGCCCTCCTGGAGGCAACTGGTGGGGTGGCCGGTGGAGGTGGGGGCCCCCTCCGTGCTGGTGATGACGAAGATGGACGAGAGCACCGTGTCCGACGCATCCATGTCCGTCGACACATCATGCACGATGAGCGCCCTCATGGCCACcaaacagttttcaaagactgA
- the LOC100562769 gene encoding uncharacterized protein LOC100562769 isoform X2, which translates to MQKEELGMDENRNPEEELHLLAAKKEKCHNLSNRIRTGSWESNGYTTPAEIADEPSVPLSPSNSLNIRNLQLSERDPPVPHHPRRYPPHFYHSRPFHAAYRKTYRGSPSDRKEWGPSTNGHHHCAPEGLSNGRWQHRRRGYSDPPSPSSSPESERGGTVKASEKPAVATNATGTTTEESGKETWSLFRPLPAFPVDSSSARIIPKISYASKLKENLDQPGKACHVPASAVRTTNSLPNCVLAPPPSNSPPTDNSRRQHLGAIFQNEWGLSFINEPGAGHGGGGGTASDKEEEEADPGACWEKMEAGDWQAARNYHLEEWSHIWELHNQAPSRVMVYTDTLDGKG; encoded by the exons ATGCAGAAAGAGGAACTGGGCATGGATGAGAACCGCAACCCAGAAGAGGAGCTGCACCTCCTGGCAGCAAAGAAGGAGAAATGCCACAACCTCAGCAACCGCATCCGCACag GGTCATGGGAGTCAAATGGTTATACCACCCCCGCTGAGATAGCAGATGAGCCCAGTGTTCCCCTGAGCCCTTCTAACAGCCTTAACATCCGCAACCTCCAGTTGTCTGAACGGGACCCTCCAGTTCCTCACCACCCGCGCCGCTACCCTCCCCACTTCTACCACAGCCGGCCCTTCCATGCTGCCTACCGCAAGACCTACCGAGGGAGTCCCTCAGACCGCAAAGAATGGGGGCCCAGCACCAATGGCCATCACCACTGTGCTCCGGAGGGTCTTTCCAATGGGCGATGGCAGCATCGGCGCCGGGGCTACTCTGACCCACCTTCCCCATCCTCCTCTCCGGAGTCAGAGCGAGGCGGCACCGTCAAAGCAAGTGAGAAACCTGCTGTGGCAACTAATGCCACTGGCACAACCACTGAAGAGTCTGGAAAGGAAACATGGTCACTCTTCAGGCCTCTTCCCGCTTTCCCGGTCGATAGCAGCAGCGCCCGGATCATCCCCAAGATCTCGTATGCCAGCAAGCTGAAAGAGAACTTGGATCAGCCAGGGAAAGCCTGCCATGTTCCTGCCTCAGCCGTCCGCACCACGAATAGCCTCCCCAACTGTGTCTTGGCGCCACCCCCAAGTAACTCCCCACCTACTGACAACAGTCGGCGACAACATCTGGGAGCCATCTTCCAAAATGAATGGGGCCTCTCCTTTATCAACGAGCCAGGGGCCGGGCATGGAGGGGGTGGCGGGACAGCATCAgataaggaggaagaggaagcagatcCTGGAGCATGCTGGGAAAAAATGGAAGCTGGTGACTGGCAAGCTGCaagaaattatcatttggaag AATGGAGTCATATATGGGAACTACACAATCAAG
- the LOC100562769 gene encoding FMR1-interacting protein NUFIP2 isoform X1, which yields MQKEELGMDENRNPEEELHLLAAKKEKCHNLSNRIRTGSGAELGYRPSQVSREGSWESNGYTTPAEIADEPSVPLSPSNSLNIRNLQLSERDPPVPHHPRRYPPHFYHSRPFHAAYRKTYRGSPSDRKEWGPSTNGHHHCAPEGLSNGRWQHRRRGYSDPPSPSSSPESERGGTVKASEKPAVATNATGTTTEESGKETWSLFRPLPAFPVDSSSARIIPKISYASKLKENLDQPGKACHVPASAVRTTNSLPNCVLAPPPSNSPPTDNSRRQHLGAIFQNEWGLSFINEPGAGHGGGGGTASDKEEEEADPGACWEKMEAGDWQAARNYHLEEWSHIWELHNQAPSRVMVYTDTLDGKG from the exons ATGCAGAAAGAGGAACTGGGCATGGATGAGAACCGCAACCCAGAAGAGGAGCTGCACCTCCTGGCAGCAAAGAAGGAGAAATGCCACAACCTCAGCAACCGCATCCGCACag GGAGTGGAGCAGAGCTGGGCTACAGGCCAAGCCAGGTCTCCAGAGAAG GGTCATGGGAGTCAAATGGTTATACCACCCCCGCTGAGATAGCAGATGAGCCCAGTGTTCCCCTGAGCCCTTCTAACAGCCTTAACATCCGCAACCTCCAGTTGTCTGAACGGGACCCTCCAGTTCCTCACCACCCGCGCCGCTACCCTCCCCACTTCTACCACAGCCGGCCCTTCCATGCTGCCTACCGCAAGACCTACCGAGGGAGTCCCTCAGACCGCAAAGAATGGGGGCCCAGCACCAATGGCCATCACCACTGTGCTCCGGAGGGTCTTTCCAATGGGCGATGGCAGCATCGGCGCCGGGGCTACTCTGACCCACCTTCCCCATCCTCCTCTCCGGAGTCAGAGCGAGGCGGCACCGTCAAAGCAAGTGAGAAACCTGCTGTGGCAACTAATGCCACTGGCACAACCACTGAAGAGTCTGGAAAGGAAACATGGTCACTCTTCAGGCCTCTTCCCGCTTTCCCGGTCGATAGCAGCAGCGCCCGGATCATCCCCAAGATCTCGTATGCCAGCAAGCTGAAAGAGAACTTGGATCAGCCAGGGAAAGCCTGCCATGTTCCTGCCTCAGCCGTCCGCACCACGAATAGCCTCCCCAACTGTGTCTTGGCGCCACCCCCAAGTAACTCCCCACCTACTGACAACAGTCGGCGACAACATCTGGGAGCCATCTTCCAAAATGAATGGGGCCTCTCCTTTATCAACGAGCCAGGGGCCGGGCATGGAGGGGGTGGCGGGACAGCATCAgataaggaggaagaggaagcagatcCTGGAGCATGCTGGGAAAAAATGGAAGCTGGTGACTGGCAAGCTGCaagaaattatcatttggaag AATGGAGTCATATATGGGAACTACACAATCAAG